CTTTGGACCCACTCTGTGCAGTGAGCAGGCTAATCCCACAGGGTCGCCTCCTGCCCCGGAGTCTGTCAGGCTGATGCTGCGCTGCTGTGGTGCCTGCGGCTTTGCGATAGCTGTCAGCTCCTTCCTGAGGGTGTCATACACCTGCCGTGTCTGGCCCCCCCGTGAGGACCCAAGGGTGCCTCAGTGCCCCTGGACATGCTTTTCCAGCAGGGGGGGTGGTGACAGATCTTACCAGAAGCCCACAGGGTGTTCTGTGGAGAGACatcaggggagagggagaagggagaggcaagGAGCAGGTGGCTGTGTGGCGGGGCAAGGCTTGGGCAGTGATGGTGTGGGCAGGCGAGGCTTGGGCAGTGATGGTGTGGGCAGGCGAggcttgggcagtggtggtgtgggCGGGCGCTTCTTCCAGTGTTCCCTGGGAGCTGTGCTAGCAGGGGCCGTAGCTCCGTGCCCCTCCCTCAGGGATGAGTACTTCCGAATGAAGCTGCAGTGGAAATCTGTGAGTGCTGAGCAGGAGCGGAGGAATTCCCTGCTGCATGGATACCGAAGCCTCATTGGTGGGTGTGTGGCAGGGTGGGGGGCAGACAGCTGGGTGGGAGTCGGGGCGGTGGGGGTGAGCTGCAGTGGGCAGGCAGGACGGCGGAAGAGGCCTTGTTGGCTCTCACTGGGAGGTGGCATCTCTGGGAGGTGGTGTGGCTCTCCCTGCCGTGGCTGTTTCCCACCTGTGGAGGCATCGCCAGGGTCTCACACTGGGGTGGCAGGGGTAGGTGCTGGCCAGGCCCCCACCCTCGCTCCAGCAGGAGCCCTGAAGCTGAGGCTGCCAGCGTGCGTGCGGGAGAGTGGAGCTGGTACCTGGGACCAGCTAGGAAGGCCAGCTAACCTTTCTCATGTTCCCACCATGTTGGCCCCACAGAGAGAGATGTAAGCCGCACCGACAGGACTAACAAATTCTACGAAGGCCCTGAGAACCCAGGATTGGGCCTGCTCAATGACATCCTCCTAACCTACTGCATGTACCACTTCGACTTGGGTGAGCGCTGCACTGGTGGAGAAGGCTGGGGGCCTTGGATGCTCAAGGTGTTGCAGCTGACCCTGTGTTCCCCCAGGCTACGTTCAGGGCATGAGTGACCTCCTGTCCCCAATCCTCTTCGTTGTTCAGAACGAAGTGGATGCCTTCTGGTGTTTCTGTGGCTTCATGGAACTTGTGGTGAGCACAGGATGGGGAGGGAGCGTGGTGTTGGGGCAGCCGCTGAGGCACCCAGTCAGCAGCGCagtgctctgctctcctctcacGCTTCTCCTGTTCCCTGCAGCATGGGAACTTTGAAGAGAGTCAGGAGACTATGAAGCGGCAGCTTGGGCAGCTTTTACTGCTTCTGCGGGTGCTGGACCAGCCGCTCTGTGACTTCCTGGGTAGGTCCTGTGTGCGGCCATCCGAGTGAGAAAAAGTCAAAGCGGAGGGGATGGGAAGTCTGCCCACCGTAGGTCAGGTGAGGTTTCTCTGGACCTCTGCAAGTCAGCAGCGCTGCAGTCCAGCTGCGGGCTCCTTGTCTTTGCCTGTTTACTATGAGAAGTGCAGACGGCCTGGCTCAGTTGGGAGGATTCCTGCGGAACATGCGTGGAGCCCAGTGCTGCAGAAAGTGGcaagtggtgcacacctgcagtctCAGCCCCGAGGAGGCAGAGGCCGCAGAgggagcttgaagccagcctgagctgcaggaggccctgggtgtgTGCTTGGGGAAACTAGGACCATGTTGGCAGGGAGGTCTTGGATAAGCGCGTCACTTTCTATGCACAGGGAGACGGCTGCTTCCGTCATGAAATCTCCTGGAACCCAACTTCTCTGGGTGTGCAGAGTCCTCTCTACTGCACTTTCAGGACAGCCTGAGACTGATTTCACTCACCTACGAGATAGTCTGGCCACTAATGATCTAGACAAGGTCCTCGGTTACCATTACACTGTCCTAGAGGGACTGTGTCCATGGTGACACCACCCTCACTGACATTCTCAGGGTGCCCGTCTTCCCAGCACAGGCCATGGTTGCTTTCTTGGTGCAGTCTGTGGTGGTGGCACCATCCTAGAGTACCAGATCTCGTGTGTGCAGTCATGCCTGTCACCTGCCCATGCCAGCTGCTGAGGACGTTGATCTGGACTAGGGCGAGTTAACTGTGTGCGGTCCTCCTCCAGATTCCCAGGACTCGGGCTCGCTGTGCTTCTGCTTCCGATGGCTGCTCATCTGGTTCAAGAGGGAGTTTCCCTTCCCCGATGTCCTTCGGCTGTGGGAGGTGGGCAGCCGGTTGGGGTGAGGTGCTGGTGGAAGGGCCGGGAGGTCGAGGGAGATGGACATGTCAGAGTGGGCTTCAGGGGTCCTTCTGATCCCCAGGTGCTGTGGACTGGCCTTCCTGGCCCCAATCTGCACCTGCTGGTGGCATGTGCCATCTTGGACATGGAGCGGGATACACTGATGCTGTCTGGCTTTGGCTCCAACGAGATCCTTAAGGTGAAGCGAGGCACTTCCCTCATGCAGTGTTGACGTAGCTGTGGTGACCACCTGCAGTGTGTGGTCTTGGTCTTGTGGAGTGGATCGCCTTGTCTGGGTTGGGTTTGAACTGGTGTCCCCCACCTGCCAGGTTCCCAGGCCTGTACCTACAGAGCGGTGGGGTAGAGGAGCCTGCCCTCCCCAGTCAGGGCCCTTCCTATTAGGCTGCAGCCCGAGTCCGGGGTCCTAGCGGGGAGTGCTGTAGAAGACTGGCAGGCCAGGGCATCTCCAAGGCCTCCCCTAGCTGGGTCCCGTACCCCAGGGCGAGCCTGCTCCCTTCCATCCCCAGAAGGTGGGCATGCGCCTTGCTCTCCCCTCCTGCAGCACATCAATGAACTGACCATGAAGCTGAGCGTGGAGGACGTGCTGACGCGGGCAGAGGCCCTGTACCGGCAGCTGACTGCCTGCCCAGTGAGTCCTCCCCGCCAGGCTCTCCCCGCCAGGCTTCCTCCCCCGTCCCAGGGTCCCaggtcctccccccaccccacccccccgtcTTTTGACTCCACCCCCACTCAGCACCTAGCCTCTTGGACACCCTCCTTCCCCAGGAGCTGCCACACAACGTGCAGGAAATCCTGGGACTGGCGCAGCCCAAGGAGCCCGGTAGCCCGTCTCCTCCCGTCTCCCCGCTGCCGCTGTCGCCCACTCGggccccgccgcccccgccgccccatGAGGATGTAGTCCCGCAGCCTGACAGCAGCCTGGAGATCTTGCCCGAGGACGACGACGGCGCTGACTCCTAGCCAGATGCACCTGACTGGGGGCCCGCAGATTGCCAGGTCCCAAGGCCTGTGGGGGAAGGAGGCCTGGAGCAGGAGGAGCCCCTAAGCCGGCCAATGAAGTGGAGGACAGGAGTGACCTCCTGGAGGTCAAGGATTCCCAGAACCCGCCCACCAGCTGCCAGTGTGAGGCAATAAACCCTTCTTGTTTGACTGCGCTGGCATCAGCAAGCCTTGTTTTTCAATTCTCGctcccagcccaggctggcctcaagaccTGTTGGCACCTTATCCTCCAGTAGCTTCTGATCTACTTGACCACAGTGTAGTGTTCACCCACGTGTCGCCTGCCCAGGGCAGCTATATTCAGGAAACCGGAGcagtggaggggggagggagctgggcctctgagtttaaaaaaaaaaaaacacatttattgtGAGCTATTATTGTGGGTGGCCTGCTCTAGAGGGCTGGGTCGGGCGTTAGGTGCCTCCTCCCCCTTTGCAGGAAGAGTGCATGTGTCGGTGCCGCTGGGAACCAGGTTCCATTTGCCTGTGTCCTCCGGGGTGCAGGGGCCCGTGCCCTTCAGGGATGACCGTCTCATGCACGTGCCCGTGCCCGTGCCCTTCAGGGAAGACTTTCTCATGCATATGCCTGTGCCCGTGCCCCTCAGGGAAGACTTTCTCATGCACGTGACCGTGCACTTCAGGGAAGACTTTCTCATGCACGTGACCGTGCACTTCAGGGAAGACCTTCTCATGCACGTGACCGTGCACTTCAGGGAAGACCTTCTCATGCACGTGACCGTGCACGTCAGGGAAGACTTTCTCATGCACGTGTGAGGGGATATTCTGgtggtgtacatgcacatgccccTTCCCCGGGGTAATGGTCTCCACGGTTATGTGCTCCTGCACCTGGGGGATGGCCTCCACAAACACATGTCCCTCGGGGCTTTCCTCCTGTTGCTGCACATCCTCGCTGACGTGTATGTGCTCCAGCCTATGGAGAATGGCCTGCTTCTCGGGGCTGGGTACCCTGGACCAGTGCTTATTGATCTTCACCGCGGCCCGCAACGCGGACTTGACAGCGGTCTCTACCCAGCCATGTGGATGGGCTGTGTGCTCGCCCGCGAAGTAAATGCGGCCGTAGGGGAATGACCAGTCATAATCCTCATCCCCATGCCCGAGCGATGGTGGCTGTACCACGAAGCCGCCCTGGCTGTGCGGGTCCTCTGCCCAGCGCTTGACTACGCCCGTGCCGTCCCACAGCCGGAACACGACCGGCCCGTGCAGGGCTGCCACGTCCTTGAGTGCCACACGCAGGGCCTGGTCTGTGCTCAGGCCGGCGAAGGGGGCTGCAGCATCAGACCACGTGTACGAGGCCAGTAGCAGTGCGCCCTCGTCCGGCGCTGGATAGAATATGAGGCGCGCTGGGCGGTCCGTGTTGGAGTGGCCGCCCTCGATGTGCTCCTCGAGCCAGAAGGGCCGACGAAAACTCAGGAAAACCTTGCTGGCTGCCACGTAGTGCAGCGCACGCAGCGCCTCCTGCCTCCTGCGTGTCAGCGGCGGCGAGAAGGTGATGCGCTGCAGCGCGGGCCCGCTGGCCGTCACCAGTACCAGGTCGCCGGTCAGCACCTTCAGGCTGCGCGACTGTAGCGAAGTGGAGATGTGCACACGCACATCATGAATCCCCTGAGTGATCGCCACCACCGGCGCATTCAGCAGCACCGGCCCGGACAATGAGCTCAGCAGCGCCCGCGGCAGCAGGTCCCAGCCACCCACGATGCGGCTGTACCTGCAGGGCGAGGCAAGCACGTGGACTCAGGTTGAGGCGTGGCTCTTAGGGAAGGCCTCGCCCACTCCGGCCCCGCCTCTCCCAGGATGCTACTCCCTGTGACTTGCCCCATCCGCTGTGCCCTCACCGAAGTCGG
The nucleotide sequence above comes from Peromyscus maniculatus bairdii isolate BWxNUB_F1_BW_parent chromosome 1, HU_Pman_BW_mat_3.1, whole genome shotgun sequence. Encoded proteins:
- the Tbc1d17 gene encoding TBC1 domain family member 17 isoform X2; amino-acid sequence: MSLTGLSLAQCGHGPTWQSPGEVGAEPSCPRSSWAFSVSLGELKSIRRSKPGLSWAYLVLVTQAGGSLPALHFHRGGTRALLRVLSRYLLLASSPQDPRLYLVFPHDSSALSSSFHHLQLFDEDSSNVVSRFLQDPYSTTFSSFSRVTNFFRGALQPHPEGASSPDLPLLPDDEPEPGFEVISCVELGRRPTVERAPPVTEEEWAHHVGPDGRLQNIPELKNRIFSGGLSPGLRREAWKFLLGYLSWEGSAEEHKAHVRKKTDEYFRMKLQWKSVSAEQERRNSLLHGYRSLIERDVSRTDRTNKFYEGPENPGLGLLNDILLTYCMYHFDLGYVQGMSDLLSPILFVVQNEVDAFWCFCGFMELVHGNFEESQETMKRQLGQLLLLLRVLDQPLCDFLDSQDSGSLCFCFRWLLIWFKREFPFPDVLRLWEVLWTGLPGPNLHLLVACAILDMERDTLMLSGFGSNEILKHINELTMKLSVEDVLTRAEALYRQLTACPELPHNVQEILGLAQPKEPGSPSPPVSPLPLSPTRAPPPPPPHEDVVPQPDSSLEILPEDDDGADS
- the Il4i1 gene encoding L-amino-acid oxidase isoform X2 gives rise to the protein MAWLAPQLALVASILGLAASLDWKAASNLNPFEKCMEDPDYEQLLKVVTLGLNRTLQPQKVIIVGAGIAGLTAAKVLSDAGHKVTILEADNRVGGRIFTFRDGKTGWIGELGAMRMPSSHRILHKLCRSLGLNLTQFMQYDENTWTEVNEVKLRNYVVEKMPEKLGYDLSHRERGHSPEDIYQMALNKAVKDLRTLGCKKAMKKFNRHTLLEYLLGEGNLTRPAVQLLGDVMSKEGFFYLSFAEALRAHSCLSDRLRYSRIVGGWDLLPRALLSSLSGPVLLNAPVVAITQGIHDVRVHISTSLQSRSLKVLTGDLVLVTASGPALQRITFSPPLTRRRQEALRALHYVAASKVFLSFRRPFWLEEHIEGGHSNTDRPARLIFYPAPDEGALLLASYTWSDAAAPFAGLSTDQALRVALKDVAALHGPVVFRLWDGTGVVKRWAEDPHSQGGFVVQPPSLGHGDEDYDWSFPYGRIYFAGEHTAHPHGWVETAVKSALRAAVKINKHWSRVPSPEKQAILHRLEHIHVSEDVQQQEESPEGHVFVEAIPQVQEHITVETITPGKGHVHVHHQNIPSHVHEKVFPDVHGHVHEKVFPEVHGHVHEKVFPEVHGHVHEKVFPEVHGHVHEKVFPEGHGHRHMHEKVFPEGHGHGHVHETVIPEGHGPLHPGGHRQMEPGSQRHRHMHSSCKGGGGT
- the Il4i1 gene encoding L-amino-acid oxidase isoform X1; translation: MGARRAPQRPACTPQLALVASILGLAASLDWKAASNLNPFEKCMEDPDYEQLLKVVTLGLNRTLQPQKVIIVGAGIAGLTAAKVLSDAGHKVTILEADNRVGGRIFTFRDGKTGWIGELGAMRMPSSHRILHKLCRSLGLNLTQFMQYDENTWTEVNEVKLRNYVVEKMPEKLGYDLSHRERGHSPEDIYQMALNKAVKDLRTLGCKKAMKKFNRHTLLEYLLGEGNLTRPAVQLLGDVMSKEGFFYLSFAEALRAHSCLSDRLRYSRIVGGWDLLPRALLSSLSGPVLLNAPVVAITQGIHDVRVHISTSLQSRSLKVLTGDLVLVTASGPALQRITFSPPLTRRRQEALRALHYVAASKVFLSFRRPFWLEEHIEGGHSNTDRPARLIFYPAPDEGALLLASYTWSDAAAPFAGLSTDQALRVALKDVAALHGPVVFRLWDGTGVVKRWAEDPHSQGGFVVQPPSLGHGDEDYDWSFPYGRIYFAGEHTAHPHGWVETAVKSALRAAVKINKHWSRVPSPEKQAILHRLEHIHVSEDVQQQEESPEGHVFVEAIPQVQEHITVETITPGKGHVHVHHQNIPSHVHEKVFPDVHGHVHEKVFPEVHGHVHEKVFPEVHGHVHEKVFPEVHGHVHEKVFPEGHGHRHMHEKVFPEGHGHGHVHETVIPEGHGPLHPGGHRQMEPGSQRHRHMHSSCKGGGGT